The Meiothermus sp. region AAATACCAGGCCAGCTCGCGGCTCACCCCAAACTCGGCCTGCCACTGCGGTATCACCGCCCCCACCGCCGCCCCAATGGCCCCGGTCATGAACAGCCCTAGGGCACTCCCCAGGGTGAGGCGAGAACGTACCGAAGAATGTACTGGCGGGCTCATAAAAAGGGGAAAAACCTACACTATTGGCTATGAATCATGGACTGCTAGCATCCTCAAAACTAAAACCCCCGGCCCAGACCGAGGGTTTTCTGGTGACCCCAAGGGGATTCGAACCCCTGCCGCCGCCTTGAAAGGGCGGTGACCTAACCGCTAGTCGATGGGGCCGGATTGGGTTTATCTCGAAGTGCTATAACAGACCTTCAAGATAAATCTGGCTGGGGCACGTGGATTCGAACCACGATTGACGGAGCCAGAATCCGTAGTCCTGCCGTTAGACGATGCCCCAAAGGACGAAGCCTGTCCAAGCAGGCAACGGGTATGGTACAAGATGACCCGAGTTTTGACAAGAGCTTCCCTATAATCTTCTCCAGGCCGGCTTAGACTAGCTTGTCTGAGCCTGCGCCCTTGGAGGACGATTGAACAACACCGAACAAAAAATCGTCGAGGCTCTCTCGCAGGTGGTCTCGCCCTGGGCCGCCCACAACCTGCTTCGGCGGGCCTTGCGGGGTCATTCACCGGATTTGCTGGAGCCCGCGGGCTGGGCAGCACTCATCGAAGGGCCGCTCCAGCAGGAACTGAAGGGGGTTCTGCCCACCGTTGGCCTGCTGCCCGAGCTACAAACGCTGGTAAAACAGCTCCGGGCCCAAAAGCAACGCCCAGCGGAGGTGCGTCCCCCCACCCAGCCCACCCTCGAGACCACCAACCTGACCGAGTACGTGGATCTCGAGCGAGCGCAAGACCGTGAGAAGCTGGTGTTGGATCTGGCTCGGGGCGAGGGCGTGCTGGCGGTGGTGCTGGATTCGGTTCACGGGCAGGAATGCCGGCTGGGGGTGCATAACGAGGGCCTGGTGGGCTTGCTCTCCATCGTGCACCGGTTACTTGACCGTAAAGGGAGTTACCGGGTGTTTTACACTGTGTTCAGGGAAGCGCAGCTGGTACTCCGCCCATTAGAGCGCGGCTACCTGGCTGTGCTCACACGCAACGAGGCCAATCTGGGGCAATTGCTGTACCGCATGAGCAAGATCGAAGCCATCCAGGTGGGCGCCGAGCGATAGGAGGTTAGTAAAGATGAAGCGTTGGCTTGCAATCATCGCGCTGTGGAGCATAGCCTGGGCCGCTCCGGCCCTCGCTCTGTACGACCAGCTCGCACCCACCTTAGACCAGGTGCGTTCGCTACAAAAGAGCAACCCCGCCCGGGCCCTAGAACTCTTGACCAAGGCCGAGGACGACTTCCGCAAGGGGGCCGGCGACCTGGCCCCGGTACTGCGCGAGGGGGTGCAGCAGTCGCTGGCCGATGCCCGCCAGGCCCTGGCCCGCCGCAGCAACGCCGACCTCGAGGCCCGCATCCAGATCATCAAGGCCATCCTGGGCAAGGCCCTCTACGACACCTATTTCAGTGCCCTCACCGCAGGCAACAGCGCCGACGCCAACCGCCTGCTGCCCAAGGTACTCTCGGCCAGCGGGCTGCCCAGCAGCCTGCAAGCCCAGGCCCAGACCCTGGCCGCCGCCAACAACTTAGATGGCCTGCGTCGCCTCTTTGAGCGCACCTACGCCCAGGGCATCACCAACGCCCTGCAGCGGGCCCAGGCCCAGACCAGCGCGGTGCAGGCCTACCTCGAGGCCACCCGGGCCTATGCCCTCTACCTGGTCGTACAGGACTCGCCCCGGGCCCGGGGCCTCAGCGCCAAGGGCTTCGTGGATGCTTTGGGCAAGCTTTCCAGCGGCAACCTGAGCGGCTTCAAAACCGATGTACAAGGGCTGGTAGCCCAGGCCCAAAACTTCCTCAAGGCGGTCTCGGCCCCCCAAAGCCAGCGGCGAAGTAGCCCCGCCACCACCGCCCAAACCCCCCCCGCCTCAGGGGGGGTTCGCCTACAGGCCCCCCGCACCCCTCCGGCGCCCCAGGAAGTCACGCCCGCCAGGGCCGCCATGACCCCGCCTGCCCGCCCGGTAGCTACCGCCACACCCAAACCCACCCCTGCCCCCCGCCCTGTCCAAGCAGCAGCTCCCATCGCTGACTCCTACCAGCAGCTATTGGGCGACCTACGCTTCGTCCTCAAAGACAGCCGCAAGGCAGAGCAGGTAGCCGACAGCCTCTCGGGCGCGGGCATCTACAGCATGGACGACTGGAAACGGGCCTTGCTCGAGGTGCGGGGGCGTCTGCTGGAAGCCCAGACCCAGGCCGAAATCGGCCAGAGCGACGCGGCCCGCCGTACCCTGGCCCAGGTAGGCGCTCGCTACAAGACCGCCATCCAGCCCCTGGTAGCGGCCCTGCGGCCCGAGCTGGCGCAGCGCACCAGCCGGGTTCTGGCCCAAGCCGAAGACGCGGTAGGCCTGCGTACCAGCGACTTTACGGTGCTCTCGGGGGAGCTGCTCGAGAATGGCCTGGCCCTGGAGGGTAAAAGCCTGGGCCGCTTTCACGACCTTCAGGTCTGGCTACTGCAAACCATCCTGGGCATTCCACGGGCCTTTTTGTTCATCTTGGCCGGGATGCTGGCCTTCTTTCCCCTGTATCTGCTAACCCTCACCTTTGGGGGACGCAACCTCTACTGGCGCTTTTTGGGGCTGGCCTTCTTCTTCCTGTTGCTGCCGGCCATGATGGAAGGGCTTTCCTACATCGGTTCGATTCTGTCCGATTCACGCTACGGACGGCTGCCCTTCCTAAGCGCCCTGACCCACCTCTCCATCCAGCAGAACTTAGCAGCCCAGTTGTTCTGGGGCCTGACGGTGTTTTTGGTGATCATCTTTGCCACCATTGGTCTGCGCGGCATTGCGGCCCAGTTTGGTCTGCTGCAAAACCAGCGGGTTCCCCTGCGGCGCAGCCGCAACTCCACCGTTAGCACCAGCGCGGTAGCTGCCGGAGCCGGGGCCACGGCCAAGCCCAACCCCGGCCTGACCAGCGAGACCATCGTGGAGTGGGACGAGGAGTTCTGATTGCGCTTCTCCGACAGGCCCCAGACCGGCAAGCTACCCCCGACGCCGCACCCGCATCGGCAACCCCCCGTGGGCGCAAAGGGTGAAGTTGGGCTCGGGGCGGACGGGGGCAGGCCGGGCGAGCTCGAGGTCGAACTTTTGCAGCACCGTGGCCACGATTAGTTTGTACTCGAGGGTGGCAAAGCCCTGGCCCGTGCACACCCGAGGCCCCAGGCTAAAAGGGAAATAGGCCCCGCGCGGCAGCGACTTTTCGAACGCCGGCGTCCAGCGCTCGGGCCGGAAGGCATCGGGCTGTTCGAAATAGCGCGGGTCGCGGTGGAGGGCCCACTGGCTCATCACAATCTGGGTCTTGGGGGATAGTTGCAAGCCCCCCAGCTCCAACGCTTCTACGTTTTCGCGTCCGATAATCCAAACCGGCGGAAAGAGCCGCAGGCTTTCCTTGAAGACCTGATCCAGATAGGGCAGACGTTGCACCTCTTCAAAGCCCGGTAGCCTGCCCAGGCTGTCCACCTCGGCCTTTAGTTTGGCCTTTACCTCGGGGTGCTGGTCGAGCAGGTACCACGTCCAGATCAGGGCGTTCGCGGTGGTCTCGAGGCCCGCGGTAATCACGGTGAGCACCTCGTCGCGCACCTGCCGGTCGGAAAGCGCCACGCCGGGCTGGCTTTGGGCCTCCAACAACATAGAAAGCAGGTCGTCGCCCAGGTCGCCGCGCTCCCGCCGGAAGGCGATGTGACGGCTCACCATCTCGTTCAGGGCCCGCACCACCCGGATACCGTCGCGGTTCAGGCCCGGGTGCCAGTCGGGCAGGTTGAGCCAGCCGTAGACCATCTGCCCCACCACCTTCTGCCCCAGCATGATGGCCCGGTGCATGATCTCGCGGTCTTCGCCGGCCTCTACATCGAACATGCACTTGGCCACTACCCGCAGCGTGAGGGCGTTCATATCTTCGTCGATGTGCCGAATCTCGCTGTTTTGCCAGTGTGAAAGCATCTCCAAAGTAAACCGGCTCATCACCTCGGCATAGCCCTGAAGCCGCTTGTAGTGGAAGGCCGGCCGCATGAGCCGCACCTGCTGCTTCCAGAACTCGCCCTCCGAGAGCAAAATCCCGTTGCCCATGCCCCCGGCAAAAGCGCGGGTCAGGTCAGACTTGTGGAACTGCTCGGCCCGCTCGACGAGCACCTCGCGAACCAGGTCGGGGTGGTTGAGAAACACCACCTCCTTGCCCGAAGCGAAGCGAAACGTGGTGATGTCGGGGCTGGTGCGCGAAAGATGAAGGAAGAATTGCAAAGGGTCTTGGCGCAACTCGAGTTCGGTAGGATCCAAGATCATCCCAATAAGAATACCTCTTGGCAGAGACCCTCCGGGGCCCTGGGGGCCTTACGTACGGGGGTTGTGCCTGGTTGGGTGGGGTTTACACCCAAGGTAAACTAGAAAGGATGCGCCTACTAGCCATTTTTGCTCACCCCGACGACGAGTCTTTTTTTTGCGCCGGAACCCTGGCCAAGTATGCCTCCCAAGGGCACGAGGTGTATCTAATCTGCGCCACCCGAGGCGAACAGGGCCGTATTCGACACCCAACCCTCGATCCTTCGCTCTATCCCAAAGGTGAAGCGCTGGGTCGGCTGCGCGAAGAGGAGCTAAAGGCCGCCTGCCAAATCCTGGGCCTGCGCCCGCCCATCTTTTTGGGTTACCAGGACTCGGGTTACCCGCTCGAGGTAGCCCAGGCCAATCCCCAGGGCTTCATGCACCAAAACCTGGAACAAGTGGAGCGGGTTTTGCTCGAGCACATCGCACACCTAAAGCCTCAGGTGATCATTGGCTTCGACCCCCAGGGCTTCTACGGCCATGCCGATCACATTCACCTCCACCGGGCCACCCTGGGGGCTTTCTGGCGAGCCGGTAACGTTATGTCTGCACCGCCTAAGCGCCTGTTTTTTCCGGTGCGCCTGCGGGAGCGGGTGGCCCAGACCAGGTTCGACCCCGACCGTTACGGAGTTTCGGCCTGCTCGGTGGCTGTGCGCGTGGACGTACGGCCCTACGCCCAGACCATCAAAGCAGCCGTGCTGGCCCACGCTTCGCAGGCCGGGCCGGAGGAAAACTTCCCCCAGGTTTTGCAAGACTGGCCCGGTCTACTGGAGGAGGAAACCTTTGTGCTGGGTGGGCTTCGGGGGGCTTTCCCGGCCATGCCGGTAGACGACCTGGAAGCTTAGCCTAAGGGGAGGTAGGGGCTGGCCCGATTGGTTTTGGAGTGGTTTGTATAGAGGGAGGTGCTTTGGCCTACCTCGAGCCGGACTGCGCCGGCGCGGTCGCTCTTTTCCCCCCGCTTCGCTCACCGCCGCACCACCAGCGCCACCCCTACCACTGCCAAAGCCATGCCCAGCAAGGCCCATTCCCCCAGCCGCTCGCCAAACAAAAAGTAGGCTTCCAGTGCCGTAGCGGGCGGCACCAGGTAGAACAAGCTGGCCACCGCGCTGGCCGAGTTGTGGCGGATCAGGTACATCAGCAGCAAAATAGCCCCCATCGAGAGCACCAGCACCAGCCAGGCCATGGCCAGTACAAACTGGGGCGTCCACTGAATCTGCATGGTTTCGTGGAACAAGAGGGCCAGTACAAAAAGACCCACCGAGGCCGCCAGGTACTGCACCACCGTACCGGCCACCAGGGGCATCTGCACTGCAAAGCGCTTCTGGTATAGGGTACCCAGGGTGGTAGAGAGCAAGGCCAGTACAATGGCCACAAACGCCGAGGGCTCGATGTGCAACTCTCGGGCCAAGAGGGCCTTCTCGCCCACCACCAGCCCCACCCCCCCAAAGCCCAGCAACAGCCCGGCCCACTGCACCCCGCTTACCCGCTCGCGCAGCAAAAACTGCGCCAAAATGGCGGTCAGGATGGGCTGCAAGCCCACAATCAGGGCCGAAAGACCCGCCGGGAGGCCCCTCGAGATGGCAAAGAACACCCCGCCCAGATAGCCCGCGTGCAGCAAGAGCCCCGAGACGCCAATGTGCAGGTTCAGGGCCCGGCCACGGGGCCAGGGGGCCCGCAGCAAAAAGGCCAGGGCCGCCAGGAGCCCTACCACAATGACCATCCGCACCCACAAAAAGGTGAAGGGCTCCGCATAGGGCAGGCCCAGCTTGGCCCCCACAAAGCCGGTGCTCCACAAGAGCACAAACAGGACGGGGGCCAGGGTGGAAAGCCGCATGCTAAACCCCCATCCATTGCAGCAACCACAAAGCCCCCATCCCCACCAAAAGCGTGAGGAGGATATTGCGGAAGCGCCAGGCCACCAGGGCCGCAATAATGCCCGCCAGCAAGCGCTCGTTAGAGAGCCCAAGGGCCCACTGCCCGCCAGGGGCCAGCAAGGCCGGAAACACCAGCCCGGCCAGGGTGGCGGCAGGCACATAGCGCAGGGCCTGTTGCAGGTTAGGGGGCAACCGGAAGCGCTCGAGCATGACCAAGGGCCCATAGCGCAGCGCGAAGGCGATCAGGGTCATACCCAGGAGGGTGAGGTAGAACTCGAGGTCACCCATTATTCTCCCTCTGCCCTCCCCTATTCTCCAGCCACACCCCTACCCAGATGCCCACCATGGCCCCAATAAAGAGCCCCGAGCGATAGGGCAGGCCGATCAGGGCCGTAGATACCAGCCCCCCCACCAGGGCGGCCGCCAGGCTAGGCCGATCCTGTACCGCCGGCACCAGCAGCACCAGAAAACACAGCGGCACCGCAAAGTCCAGCGCCCAGGCCTCGGGCAGCCGCGCCCCCAAAAGTGCCCCCAGGTAGGTAGCGACCACCCAGTTCAGCCACAACACCGCGCCAATCCCCAGATAAAACCAGGGCGTGAGGCGCGGGCCCAGCACCCCATACTGGTTCAGTGCCAGGGCGAAGTTCTGATCCACCATCAAGAAAGCTGCCAGCAATTTCATCCGCCCGGACAGGGCTTCCAGGGGCCGGGCCAGGGCGCTGCTGTACATGAGGTAGCGTAGATTCACCACCAGGCTGGCCAGCCACACGAAGAAGATAGAGGCCCCCGCCCCCATCAGTTGCAGGGCCACCAGCTGGGCCGCCCCGGCGAAGACCAGCCCCGACATCAGGGTGACCTCGGCTGCGGTTAGGCCCGCCTTGATACCCGCGATACCGGTGACCAGCCCAAATGGCACGATGCCCACCGCAATGGGCAGCGAAACCAGCATCCCCCGTCCAAAAGCCGCCTGGGGTGTGGGGGGAAGGGGATGGACAGCCATTCTTTCTCCTCTCGGGGGTTGGAACCACCCCGTACTGCCACCCATCTGGCGGAAAAGATGGCCATCGAGTGGCTCGTAGTGGATTTGTGGCAGATAGAAAGCCGGCTCCATGCTATAGCTGGCTTCCAACCCCGATGTTGTACCATAGCCCATCCCTGGGTGCAAACCCAACAGCACCTTGCAGCATGGCTCCAGACTTCGAAATACCCGGTTCGGTTACGCCGTTGTGGGGAGACTTTCTACCCAAACTTGATATAACATCTGGCCGATGAAGCCGGGTTCGCTCCCACCCAGCCCGACTGGCACAGCCGCCAAAACGTGGGGCGCCTACTACACCGATGAAGCCGTGGCCCGCTTCCTGGTGCGCTGGGCTTTGCGTTCCCCGCACGAGACCCTCGCCGACCCCGCCTTTGGCGGCGGGGTTTTTTTAGCCGCTGCCAGCGAGCGACTACGGCAGTTGGGCGGCGATGTGGGTCGGCAAATTTTTGGCGTGGAATTAGATAAAGAAGTGCATGGGCGCACGGCTACAGCCCTGGAAGCCCATTTCGCCATCAACCCGGCGCGGCTTTTTTGTGAGGATTTTTTTGACCTAAGCCCCCCCGAGATGCCCGTGGATATTGTGGTTGGGAACCCCCCTTTCATCCGCTACCAGCGCTTTAGCGGGGCAGCGCGTGAGAAAGCCCTCTGGCGGGCCGCCGAACGGGGCGTGAGGCTCAACAAACTGGCCGGTTCCTGGGCGGCTTTCGTGGTTCATGCCACTGCCTTTCTCCGTCCTGGTGGGCGGTTGGGCATGGTGCTTCCTGCTGAGCTAGGACACGCCGCCTACGCCAGGCCCGTGCTGGAATATCTGGCCCGGTCTTTTGAGCAGGTCTCGCTCCTCACCTTCCGCAACCAACTCTTTCCCCACCTGAGCCAGGACGCGCTGCTTTTGCTGGCGGAGGGTCGGGGAGAACACCCCCAATCTACGGTGGCCTTTTCGTTGCTGGATCTGCATAGTGCCGCCGACCTAGATAGGCCCCAACTGCCACAGGGCACGGTGCGGCTCGAGGTCTCTGCCCTCGCCTCGGGGCAAGAGCGTTTGCCGCTGTACTGGATTCCCCCCGCCGCCCGCGAACTCTACCGGGGCTTGCGCAGAGCCCCCCAAACCTTTCGCCTGGGCGCGGTGGCCGAGGTGGGCATCGGATACGTGACCGGCCACAATGATTTTTTTCACCTGAGCCCTGAGGAGGCCCGGCACTGGAATATCCCGCTCGAGTTTCTCCGGCCAGCGGTGCGGCGTGGGCGGGCCTTGCGCGGTTTGCGCTTTACCCCGTCCGACTGGGAACAGGCCCTACCGCAAGGCGAGGCCGGGTTCTTGCTGCACCTCCCACCCGATGCAACCGTGCCTGCAAGTGTGTGGGCCTACCTCGAGCAGGGCCGGGCAAGGGGCATTCCCCAGGCCTACAAGTGTCGGGTGCGAACACCCTGGTATAGCGTGCCCCACGTCCACCGGCCCGACGCCTTCCTCACCTACATGAGCGGTTCTATGCCACATCTGGTCACCAACGAGGCCGGGGCGGTAGCACCCAATAGCCTGCACCTCGTGCGGCTCACGGCCCCCGGGTGGAGCGCCAAAGCCCTGGCGGCTTTGTGGCAGACCTCGCTCACCCGGCTGAGCGTGGAGCTCGAGGGCCACGCCATGGGGGGGGGCATGCTTAAAATCGAGCCGGGCGAGGCCGAGCGAATTGTGCTGGCCAAACCGGCGGATACAACCGAACTCGAGGCCCTGGCCGACGAACTCGATATCCTTATAAAAAAAGGCCGGGCCGAACAAGCACAGACTCTGGCCGACCAGGTCATTTTGCGGGAGGGCCTGGGACTGACTAAAAAGGAGATTGCAGCCCTGTCCCAAGCCGGCCAGTACCTGAGGCTGCGCCGCCAGCGCAAGCTAGCGGGTTTCTAGCTTCACGCCCAGCGTGGTGCGCGGCTTGAAACCCGACAGGCCAGGGCTCAAGAAAGCCCCTGCTTCTCGGTGATTTTGTAAAAAACGCATGAAGAATGCGGCAGCAAAATGCCGGGCTAGGTCGTGGGAACGTTCCAAATCCCACACCGGCTCCCAGCAACGCCAGTAGTCCTCTTCGCGGCTGCGCACCTCGGGTGGGCACTCCACAAAGGGGTTGTGTTGGGCTGCGGCCAGGGTCAGCAGGTATTTGTCCACCGAGCCCGCCTTGCGGAAGTATTCCAGCCCGTCGCGCCGGTAGGTAGCCACATCGTCGGCCTCGCCCACCGCCACAAACAGGGGTAGCTTGAAGTTGGCCAGCGAGCGGGCCCCAATCCAGGGCTGGCCGTAGGGGGCCATGGCAAACACCGCCTTGATGCGCGGGTCGGGCCGGGCAGCGTTCAAGCCGCGCTGGGCTTCTAGTTGGGCAAAAAACGGCAGGGCAAAACAGGGCCCCTCGTTGTTGCTGCGGCAGTATTCACGCAAGGCGTCCCCATCGAGCCCGGCGCCGGCCGCATTAATCACCGAGTATCCACCATAGCTGTAGCCCAGCAGGCCCACGTTGTGGGCATCCGCACCGGGCACCTGCCTGGCCACTTCGGCAATAGCAAACAGAATATCCAGCGGCCTATCCACAATGCTGGTGAGGTAGTTCTGCTGGGTGAGGGTCTGGTAGGTCGAGCCGGGATGCTCGAGGGCCGCCACCACAAAGCCCCGGCTGGCCAGGTGTTCGTTCAGGTAGGCAAACTGGAAACGGGTACCGGGCTGCCCGTGCGAGGCCACAATTAGGGGAAATCGGCCATTCGCAGGTGTAGCGTCCCGGTTGGCGCGGCCGGCAATCCGAACCGGGGTTTGCCCTACCACGCTTTCGTACACGAGGCTCTGCTGGGTTCCGATGGTGGGATACCAAACCTCGGCGGTAATGGTTCGGTTTTGGCGGCTGACATCGGTCAATTGCAGGGTCTTGACCCCCACCACCCAGGTGCCTCGTGTCGCTAAAGGCGGCGCATCCGGACGTTTCATGCTCACTCCTTGGGCTTGGGCCACGATCCCATTCAGCATCAACACCATCAGCAAGATTACAGTCTCCCAACCGATGTTTATTGGGGCTCGAGACTCCCACGGTAGTCGCAACTTCCCACCGGTAGATGAGATTGCCCGTAGCAAGCCAAGTAACACCGCTACCCTGGGACGACCCACAGCATGATCTCGCATAAGTCCTTTCAAACCCAGTTTACGGTGTAGCAAAGGCCCCAAGCGGGGCCTCTAGCAATGGAGTCGTGCGGGTTGCCGCGCTTCAACTTACCCGCTCCACCCGGATCATGTTGGTGGTGCCACGCACCCCAAAAGGCACCCCGGCGGCAATCACCACGTACTCGCCCACCTCGGCCAGTCCGGTTTCTTTAGCTTTGGCCACCGCAATCTCCACCATATCGTCGGTATCCTTGGGGTCGGGCGCCAAAAGGGGCAGCACATCGGAGACCAAGGCCAACTGGTTGCGCACGTGGGGGTTAGGGGTCAGGGCCAGAATCGGCACCGGAGGCCGGGTACGGGCTACCCGGCGGGCGGCCCCACCGGTGGCCGTAAACACCACCACGGCCTTGGCCCCGGTAGACTCCACCACGTCGTCTACAGCCCGGGCGATGGCGTCCTGCACCGTGCGGTTGGCGGGAGGGCGCAGGGCGTTGAGCCGATCTTTGTACTCCTGGGTGGCCTCGATGGTCTTGGCCACCCGGGTCATAAACGAGACCGCCTCCACCGGGTACTGTCCGGCGGCAGTCTCCGCCGAGAGCATGATGGCATCGGTACCATCGAAAATCGCATTGGCCACGTCCGAGGCCTCGGCCCGGGTGGGGGTCGGGTTCTTGATCATGGACTCGAGCATCTGTGTCGCGGTAATCACCGCCTTGCCGGCCTGCACGGCCTTGAGGATGATGCGCTTCTGTACCGCAGGCACCTCCTCCAAAGGCATCTCTACCCCCAGATCGCCCCGGGCTACCATGATGCCATCGGCCTCTTCTAAAATCTCGTCGAAGCGGGCCACCGCGCTGGGTTTTTCGATCTTGGCCATCAGCCGCGCACGGGAGTTGTGGCGGCTCAGGTAGTGCCGGGCCAAAAGCAGATCGTCGCGGCTGCGGACAAAGCTGACGGCCACCCAGTCCACATCCAGTTCAGCTCCCAGGGTGATGTCGTCAATGTCTTTGTCGGTCAGGGCCGGGATCGAGAGGTCGGCCCCGGGGATGTTGATGCCCTTGTTGTTGGACAATCGCCCGCCAATCAGTACCGTGGTGTGAATATCGTTAAGGCGCACTTCATCCACCCGCAGGCGGATGTTTCCGTCGTCCAGGAGCAGGATTTGCCCCGGTTCCACGTCGTTGGGCAGGCCCCGGTAGGTGGTGGAGACCCGGGTCTCGTCGCCCTCAACCGGCTCGGCGGTGATGATGAACTTCTGCCCGGCCTGGAGCTCCACCGCACCTTCGCGAAAACGTCCACAGCGAATCTTGGGGCCTTGCAGGTCTTGCAGGATGGCCACCGTACGATCAAGCGAAGCCGCGGCCTCCCGAATCATATGCACCGATTCGCGGTGATCCTCGGGTAGCCCGTGCGAAAAGTTGAGGCGGAAGACATCCACCCCGGCCTCGATCAGGGCCCGGATCATCTCGGGGGAGCTCGAGGCGGGCCCCAGGGTGGCAACAATTTTGGTTCGTTTTGGCAGTCCCATAGTTTCGGTCTCAAGCGGCTTCATTTTTTGAAGGCTGCAAAGCCCAGGAACCGGGCCCCCGATCCCAGTTCCTCCTCGATGCGCAGGAGCTGGTTGTACTTGGCCAGGCGATCCGAGCGGCTGGCCGAGCCGGTCTTGATCTGACCCGCATTGACCGCTACCGCGATATCGGCAATGGTGTGATCCTCGGTCTCACCTGAGCGGTGGGAGAGGATGGCGGTGTAGCCGCTGCGGTGAGCCAGCCGGATGGCCTCGAGGGTCTCGCTCAAGGTGCCGATCTGGTTGACCTTGACCAGGATGGAGTTACCCACCCCCATCTCGATGCCACGCCGAAGGATGGCCGGATTGGTCACGAAGAGATCGTCCCCTACCAGCTGAATCCGCTGGCCCAGCCGCTCGGTGAGGAGTTTCCAGGTCTCCCAGTCGTCCTCGGCCAGCCCGTCCTCGATGGAAACGATGGGGTACTGGTTGACCCAGTTTTCCCAGTAGGCCACCATCTCCGGGCCCGAAAGCGACTTGCCATCGGCCTCTAGCACATACTGACCGTCCTGATAGAACTCCGAACTGGCCGGGTCGAGGGCCAGGGCAATCTCCTGGCCGGGCTTGTAACCAGCCTTCTCGATGGCCGTGAGCAGCACCTCCACCGCCTCCTCGTTCGATTTGAGGTCGGGGGCAAACCCCCCCTCGTCCCCCACGTTGGTGTTGTAACCTTTGGCCTTTAAGACCGCTTTAAGGGCGTGGAAGGTCTCCACCCCCGCCCGCAGGGCCTCGCTGAAGGTGGGCAGACCGCCGGGCACCAGCATGAACTCCTGGAAGTCTACGTTGTTGTCGGCGTGCTTGCCCCCATTAATTACGTTCATCAGGGGCACCGGCAGGGTCACGCCTTGTACCCCCCCCAGGTAGCGGTACAGCGGCAAGCCCAACCCCTCAGCCGCCGCATGCGCCGTGGCCAGCGAGACCGCCAGGATGGCATTGGCCCCCAGGTTGCCCTTATTATCGGTGCCATCCAGTTCCAGCAAGGTCTTGTCTACCGCCTCCTGGTTGAGGGCATCCAGCCCGATCACCTCGTCGGCTATGCGTTCGTTGACCGCCGCCACCGCCCGCAACACCCCTTTGCCGCCAAAACGGGGGCCGCCATCGCGGAGTTCCACCGCTTCGTGGGCGCCCGTCGAGGCCCCCGAGGGCACCATG contains the following coding sequences:
- a CDS encoding AzlC family ABC transporter permease, whose product is MAVHPLPPTPQAAFGRGMLVSLPIAVGIVPFGLVTGIAGIKAGLTAAEVTLMSGLVFAGAAQLVALQLMGAGASIFFVWLASLVVNLRYLMYSSALARPLEALSGRMKLLAAFLMVDQNFALALNQYGVLGPRLTPWFYLGIGAVLWLNWVVATYLGALLGARLPEAWALDFAVPLCFLVLLVPAVQDRPSLAAALVGGLVSTALIGLPYRSGLFIGAMVGIWVGVWLENRGGQRENNG
- the pyk gene encoding pyruvate kinase, whose amino-acid sequence is MGLPKRTKIVATLGPASSSPEMIRALIEAGVDVFRLNFSHGLPEDHRESVHMIREAAASLDRTVAILQDLQGPKIRCGRFREGAVELQAGQKFIITAEPVEGDETRVSTTYRGLPNDVEPGQILLLDDGNIRLRVDEVRLNDIHTTVLIGGRLSNNKGINIPGADLSIPALTDKDIDDITLGAELDVDWVAVSFVRSRDDLLLARHYLSRHNSRARLMAKIEKPSAVARFDEILEEADGIMVARGDLGVEMPLEEVPAVQKRIILKAVQAGKAVITATQMLESMIKNPTPTRAEASDVANAIFDGTDAIMLSAETAAGQYPVEAVSFMTRVAKTIEATQEYKDRLNALRPPANRTVQDAIARAVDDVVESTGAKAVVVFTATGGAARRVARTRPPVPILALTPNPHVRNQLALVSDVLPLLAPDPKDTDDMVEIAVAKAKETGLAEVGEYVVIAAGVPFGVRGTTNMIRVERVS
- a CDS encoding cytochrome P450 yields the protein MILDPTELELRQDPLQFFLHLSRTSPDITTFRFASGKEVVFLNHPDLVREVLVERAEQFHKSDLTRAFAGGMGNGILLSEGEFWKQQVRLMRPAFHYKRLQGYAEVMSRFTLEMLSHWQNSEIRHIDEDMNALTLRVVAKCMFDVEAGEDREIMHRAIMLGQKVVGQMVYGWLNLPDWHPGLNRDGIRVVRALNEMVSRHIAFRRERGDLGDDLLSMLLEAQSQPGVALSDRQVRDEVLTVITAGLETTANALIWTWYLLDQHPEVKAKLKAEVDSLGRLPGFEEVQRLPYLDQVFKESLRLFPPVWIIGRENVEALELGGLQLSPKTQIVMSQWALHRDPRYFEQPDAFRPERWTPAFEKSLPRGAYFPFSLGPRVCTGQGFATLEYKLIVATVLQKFDLELARPAPVRPEPNFTLCAHGGLPMRVRRRG
- a CDS encoding AzlD domain-containing protein, coding for MGDLEFYLTLLGMTLIAFALRYGPLVMLERFRLPPNLQQALRYVPAATLAGLVFPALLAPGGQWALGLSNERLLAGIIAALVAWRFRNILLTLLVGMGALWLLQWMGV
- a CDS encoding DMT family transporter gives rise to the protein MRLSTLAPVLFVLLWSTGFVGAKLGLPYAEPFTFLWVRMVIVVGLLAALAFLLRAPWPRGRALNLHIGVSGLLLHAGYLGGVFFAISRGLPAGLSALIVGLQPILTAILAQFLLRERVSGVQWAGLLLGFGGVGLVVGEKALLARELHIEPSAFVAIVLALLSTTLGTLYQKRFAVQMPLVAGTVVQYLAASVGLFVLALLFHETMQIQWTPQFVLAMAWLVLVLSMGAILLLMYLIRHNSASAVASLFYLVPPATALEAYFLFGERLGEWALLGMALAVVGVALVVRR
- a CDS encoding class I SAM-dependent DNA methyltransferase encodes the protein MKPGSLPPSPTGTAAKTWGAYYTDEAVARFLVRWALRSPHETLADPAFGGGVFLAAASERLRQLGGDVGRQIFGVELDKEVHGRTATALEAHFAINPARLFCEDFFDLSPPEMPVDIVVGNPPFIRYQRFSGAAREKALWRAAERGVRLNKLAGSWAAFVVHATAFLRPGGRLGMVLPAELGHAAYARPVLEYLARSFEQVSLLTFRNQLFPHLSQDALLLLAEGRGEHPQSTVAFSLLDLHSAADLDRPQLPQGTVRLEVSALASGQERLPLYWIPPAARELYRGLRRAPQTFRLGAVAEVGIGYVTGHNDFFHLSPEEARHWNIPLEFLRPAVRRGRALRGLRFTPSDWEQALPQGEAGFLLHLPPDATVPASVWAYLEQGRARGIPQAYKCRVRTPWYSVPHVHRPDAFLTYMSGSMPHLVTNEAGAVAPNSLHLVRLTAPGWSAKALAALWQTSLTRLSVELEGHAMGGGMLKIEPGEAERIVLAKPADTTELEALADELDILIKKGRAEQAQTLADQVILREGLGLTKKEIAALSQAGQYLRLRRQRKLAGF
- a CDS encoding PIG-L deacetylase family protein, coding for MRLLAIFAHPDDESFFCAGTLAKYASQGHEVYLICATRGEQGRIRHPTLDPSLYPKGEALGRLREEELKAACQILGLRPPIFLGYQDSGYPLEVAQANPQGFMHQNLEQVERVLLEHIAHLKPQVIIGFDPQGFYGHADHIHLHRATLGAFWRAGNVMSAPPKRLFFPVRLRERVAQTRFDPDRYGVSACSVAVRVDVRPYAQTIKAAVLAHASQAGPEENFPQVLQDWPGLLEEETFVLGGLRGAFPAMPVDDLEA